The Streptomyces armeniacus genomic interval CGTCCCAAACCGGATCGGGTTGTAGGCGCAGCCGCGGCCGGTGACTGTCACCATCCGGAACCGGCGCCCGGCCGTACGGGCCATCGTCTCGAGCGCGGCGGCGAAGTCCGGGTCGGCCTTCATATCGATGAACACGATCGGGATGGTGAGCGGCCTCGCGTGCGGGGTGGCGACCAGCTGGTGCAGCAGACGCTCGATCGTGCTGCTCTTGCCGTAGCCGGTAGCTCCCGCGACGAACACGTGCTGCCTCAGCGCCGAGCCGGGGATGTCGTACACGGCGCCGGTTTCGGTATCGACGCCGAGCCGCACTCGGAGCTCCGGCAGACCGCGTGCGGGCTCCCGGTCGTCCTGCTCCCCTACGGCCGCGACCGCGGCGTCGAGCTGGTCCTCGGGTAGCTGCTCCGGCTCTTCCCGCCACCGGGCACGGTGCCGCCACCGCCACATCAGCCACGCCCCGCCGATCAGGACACCGGTTGCGACCGCGAGCGGAGCCTGGCTCGCCAGCCAGTCCGGGCACCGCCCGGCAGCATCCTGCGCCAGGCCCTCCGGCCCTTCTCTCAGCAAGCTCTCCCGGTCCATCGCAGGTACCTTGCGTGCGATCTCCCGGTATGGGGCGAGGTACGCCCCCCAGCCACCGCACGCGGCCACCAGAGCGGCGCCGACCGCCCCGCCTCCGGCCATCCACCACCGGCCCCGCAGCCGCAGGCGGCGCCCGCCCGCGACCACGAGCACCGCGACCCCCAGGGAGATCGGCGCCAGGACCACTGCCGGGACCGCGAGCATCCGAGCCAGCGATTCCCACGCCGAGACCGTCCGCCGCTCCTGCCCACCCCAACGCGCAGTCGGCCGAACCACCCCTCTATCACTCACTGCACCCACCCGTGCACGGAGAGAACACGACTCCGTACCGTACCGCGCCCCTCCCACCGCCAGGGCGCGGACCCCCAACGGGCGCGCAGCGCCCGCCTCTCGTGAGCCGCGGAGCGGCTTCACCCGCCGGGCGCGCGGATGCCGCGGAGCGGCAGCGCGGCCGTGAGCCGCGAAGCGGCGAACTCCCCTGCGGAGCTGGGGCCCGCAGCGGAGCTGCGGAGCACGGGGCGCGGAGCGCCCCCTCTCCCACTCCGCTTCCCCGTACGACCCGGGCCCGTACGGGAAGCGTCACAGCGACCGGCAGGACACCGCCGCAGGACGCGCGCCCTGACCTTGCGGCCGTCACGCCTCCAAGCCGAGAACAGCAAAGGTCACACGATTGGGGCAAGCGTTTCTGCAGGTCACGAACTGTCCGGCTATCCTCCGGCGCGCAGACCCCACGCACCCCCGAGAGCACACCCCGAGCACATCCGGCCGACACCCGGTGGCGGGAGAGAGGCGGACGAATGCCGACGACCACGGCCCGGCGGAATCATGTGATGACCAGCCGGGACCTGGAGATCCTGCAGTGGGCGGCGCGCTGGCGGGCCGTCACCTGCCCTCAGGTGGCTAGGGAGTTCGACCGGCGAACGGAGCGGACGCGGCGGCGGGAAGTCTACGAGCGCAGGCTCCGCGCCCTGCACCAGCTGGAGCTGCTCCAGCAAGCGCGGCCCCTGGGAGACCAGCCTCGGATCCACTGGCTGACCCGGGCCGGGATGGCGGCCGCCGGCGTCGAGGGCACCCCGGGGTCCCCGAGCGTCGGCGAGCTCGTGCACGACCTGGAGGTGGTCGAGCTCGCGCATCATCTGGCGGTGACCCAGCCGGACCACCAGCTCGTCACGGAGCAGGAGATCCGGCGATCCGAGCCGAATCCATCCTCCGGGCCTGGTGCCCGGCTGCGGTCCGACATCGAGATCGGTGCCGGGCGAGGGACCGGCGGGCGCTCTTTTCCGGATCTGGCGTCGGTCGTCACGAGTGAGGACGGCGCCGAGCAGGTGTGGGTGCACGAGCTGGAGCGCGCCCGGAAGGGTCGAGCACGGCTGCTGTCGATCATGCTGTCGTACGTGTACGCCGAGCACGTGCACGGTGTCGTGTACTGGGCCTGGCCCGGCCTGGCCGATCCTCTGGCCGCGGTGGCGGAGGAAGCAAACCGGACCGCGGCGGCGGCAGGATTGCGACCCTGCGTCGTCGTCCGGCCGTGGCAGCCCCGGCTCTGACGACCGGGCAGCAGGAGGCATGCCCGCAGCGTACGCGAAGGACTGAACCCCCGGCCTGGGAGCGGCCCTGGAGTATCCGCTGCACCCGCGGGGCTGACTCACCCGCTGCTGCGGGCGCGCTTCAGGAGGCGCTGCGCCGTGCGTTCGGTGACGCCGTACGTGCTCATGATCTGCTCGGTGGTGACCGTGTCACCGTCAGCGAGACGGCCAGCGAGCTCTGCGGCCCGGCGGGCGGCGAGTGAGCCGCGGGCCGTCGGACGCCGACGGCGGGTGTCACGGGCGCCGGGCGGGCGGCCGGTGCGGGCGGGGTTCGCGCTCGGCGGGTGATCACGGTGGTGCTCGATCTCCCGAAGCGTCCACCGTCGCTTGCGGCCGATCTTCCGACCAGACGGCGCCTCGCCACGGGCCGCGTACGCCCGGAGCGTCGATGCGCCGATACCGAGGATGTCGGCGGCCTGCTCGGCAGTCAGCAGCACGTCCTCGCCGTGCTCACCGTCCTGTCCGGAGTTCGGGTTCATCGTGTGGGTGCCTCCGGCCGATATGCTGGTGATGCATCGTCACGCCTGTCTGGCGTGTGATGGGGTTCGGGGCCGGCGGATGCCGTCACCACCCGAGGGTGGTGTCCCGCCGGCCCTTCTCGCCGTCACCAAAAACGCTACAGCATCGCGTGTCGGTGTGGGGCCGCCTGCCGTACGGCGGCGCGCCGGAATGGGTCCGCCGACAACGAACGTCCCGACGCACGCGGCCCCTTCGGATGTTCCGGTTCCGAAGGGGCCCCTGGGCTGTGCTCGTTGCGGTCTAGCGCGCCTGCACCCACCACGCTAAGAGGCCGATGGTCGCGGTGCCGGACGCGTACGCCGCGCCGCGCAGGAAGTTCGTCGCCACGAGCCGGCCGTAGCGCCGCCATCGTTTCCTGAAGCGGTCGGGCCTCGGCAGACGTCTCTCCGTAGACTGCATGTGGTGCCCCTCTCGTCAACGCTCAAGACAGTGGTGGTTCCGCGCAGGGAGTCCTTGTCAGCCCGAGGTTGGATGCCGGACGGCTGGACACGGGCTCCCTTGCGCTTGGAAGAAGCCTACGAGGTTGTGCACTTGTGATTTTGCCGGGGGTGCCCTTCTGTCGAACTTGATCGCCCTGCGGTTCACGAAGTAGGCGGGACGGACGCGGACTTGGAGCCTTCCACACTCCCTGTTGGTTTATCTCTACCTAGCCCATGGTAGAGATAAAACATGCCGAAGAGACCTGCCGCTCCGCAGCCGCGGATGACGCTTCCCACGCAACTCGTCCTGCAGGTTCTGCTGGAGCAGCCGTCCCAAGAGCTCTACGGACTTCAGATCGGCTCCCAGGCCGGGCTGGCCAGTGGCACGATCCACCCGATCCTGGCTCGACTGGAAGCAGTGGGCTGGTTGACCTCCCGATGGGAGGACTCAGACCGAGCTCATCAGCAGGGCCGCCCGCGCAGACGGTACTACCAGCTCAGCCAGGAAGGCTGCTCACAGGCCCCCGTCGCGCTGGCCCGCGCTAAGGCTCGCCGAAACGCGCTGCGAGGGATGTCTCTGAATCTTCCCGGAGAGGCCCACGCGTGATCAGAGCCATCCGTGATCGGGCAAACGTTCCAGACGGAGACACTGCCCTGATCCGAGAACTCCCCGATTCGCCGGGGTGTGACCACAACCGGATCGGACCGCTGGCTCATCGGCTGACGACAGCAGCCTCACTCCTGCTCCCGCGGGCGGATCGCTCCCGCTACCTGGAAGAGTGGCAGGCAGATCTGTGGGAGCTCAGCGACGGGCCCGGGCGCCAGCAGACCGTCTACGCTCTCCGCGTCCTCATTCGTGCCCTGCCCATCCGGCGTGCGGCCTGCCAAGGCCGAAGGCGTGCGGTCCGCCGAGGCCGGTGGCGCGAAGCCGCCAAGGACCTGCGCAGGGTGGTGCGCTGCGTGCCGATAGCGGTCATCGTCGCTGTTTCGATGTCTGGCACGGCAGCGGCAGACGGCCCAGGCACCGTTAGGGCTCCCGGTTGTATGCCTGACTGATCGAGTTGCCGAGGATCGAGCGCCAGCAGTTGGCAGCGGTCGTCCGTACGGCAGGGAGCATTCACGACTTCTGGCCGGATACGCCGGTGTAGGCGCGCAGGTAGCGGTGGATGTTGGTGAGGTAGGTGCGGATGGTGGTCACGCACTGCTGGCCGCAGCCGGCCTCGCCGGGGGTTGGCATACCGGTCGCGGACCAGGTGACGCGTCCGCATCCGGCAACGTGGCAGACGGCCATCGCGTCGAGGGCGCTGATCCGTTTGCCCGGGTGCCGGGTGAGATAGGCCGTCATCTTCCGGAGGTTGCCGCAGGTGTAGGTGATGCCGACCCGGAGGTGGACTGCGGGCTCCCACACCGCGTGGCCGCTCGGGGGTTTGCTGCCCTGGCTCCAGGTCCCGGCCGTTCCCTCGACGGCTTTCCACACGGGGCGGCTGAGCTGGTAGAGGCCGCCCGCTCCCCCGTTGCTGTCAGCCGACCAGGCGCCGGGTTTCCACCGGCTCTCCGCCATCACCTGGGCGTAGACCCACTCCAGCGGCAGTTCCGGACAACCGGTGAGTTGCCGCTGGATCGTGGGGGTCATCTTCCG includes:
- a CDS encoding helix-turn-helix transcriptional regulator, whose product is MNPNSGQDGEHGEDVLLTAEQAADILGIGASTLRAYAARGEAPSGRKIGRKRRWTLREIEHHRDHPPSANPARTGRPPGARDTRRRRPTARGSLAARRAAELAGRLADGDTVTTEQIMSTYGVTERTAQRLLKRARSSG
- a CDS encoding PadR family transcriptional regulator gives rise to the protein MTLPTQLVLQVLLEQPSQELYGLQIGSQAGLASGTIHPILARLEAVGWLTSRWEDSDRAHQQGRPRRRYYQLSQEGCSQAPVALARAKARRNALRGMSLNLPGEAHA